Genomic DNA from Methanosarcina sp. MTP4:
CTGTCGGAGAGGCCCCGGAGTGAGGGTCATAAGAGTCATCGGTTTCACTTACCGGGCCGCTCCAGCGGGCAAGATAAGCCGTACTTATAAACTCGTTTCCGCCGTCATCATAACTGCGGTCAAAACCTTCAGGATAATCCTTGGAAAGCAGGTTTTTCATGTTGTTTTCGGAAAGGTCCCAATTTTTTCCGTCTGTTTTTTGAATGTAAGATTCAAGGGATGCATAAGCCCCAAATGTCCAGCAGCTTCCTGCGTCCTTCTGGTCCCGGACAGGGCTCACATACCCAAGAGCCCGGAGGTCATAAGAAACGGGAGGCTCATCAGACACATGATAATTATTCAGGCCCTCCGGACTTTTAACAGTTTTCAGGTGTGAGAGATCCACGGGGGCTGGAGTGAGTCCCGTTACTAAATTTTCGGCCCTTTCTCCGGAATTTGCGATTTCAGGAAAGAAAGGTTCACTGGAGGTAAGGAATATCCGTTCTTCACTTAGCTCTTCTTTTTCCTGATACTCCTCAAAATCAGGATTCAAAGGAGCAAGAGTAAAAAGTTCTGAAGAAACATTTTCAGATGTAACATATATATTAGTTTCACAAGATATATATTCATTATTTTCAAATGTTTGATACTCATTATTTTCAAATGTAATATATCCATTTTCTGTATAAGTCAGGCTTTCTGAAACTGCTGCCGCTTGCCCTAGCAGGAGGCATATCGCAGCAAGAGAGAAAAATATAACGTTTTTTTTTAGCATTTTATCCTTTTATCCGTTTCATTTTGATTTTTTAGTTCATTGAAGCTTAAAGAGGTAGATTGGAACCTTATAAGAGCCTTAAATTAAGGATTTTCGAAAACTTTTCAAAAAAAACATGCTACTTTTTTACATTACAAGCAAATAAACAATTCATGTTTTTTATTTTTTAGATGCTATTAAGCTTTTTATTCTTTTCGTATGTACGACAGTTTACCAAAAAAACAGGCTATCCGTGAAAAACAAAATATTCTCCCACCACAAGCCTGCACCATACCGGAATTTCAGGGATGAATCCATGAATCGCAAAGAAAACCTGCCTGAGAAAAGCTAAGAACGGGACCCTGGGGTAAACTTATTTTGAATAACGTGGATTAGGGTAAAAACGAAGATAAGGGTGAAAGCTTGAAAGCACTGGTTATCATAGACATGACTAATGACTTCGTGTTTGAGAAATACGAACATGAAAACAAAGAGTATGAGGGGCGACTCGCAGCCCCACTGGGGAAAACAATCATTGGCCCGATAGTGGAACTTGTGAAAAAGGTCCTGAGCAGGGGAAATGTCGCAGTGCTCAGGCTTCCGAAAGACCATTACAACGCCTTTACAAACCCGAGACTCGAACTGGAGCTTGCGGAACTGGGCATTGGTGAAGTGTTCATAACAGGTCTGGTTGACGAGGTCTGTATCTACCACAACTCTCTAGGCTTTCTTGAAAGGGGTCTTCGGACAAACGTCGTGAAGGGCTGCACTGTCCCCTTTGATGAGGAAAAAGGAAAAGAAGCCCTGGGGGAACTCAAGGTCTGCGGGGCAAAGATGGTAGACGACATTCCCGACGATATTGAACTCATCCTGCTCCTTGAAGACGAACACGACGAAAACTCGGAAGAAATTAAATCAGGGGACTGGCCTCCCCACAACATGAAAGGGACCCCCGGGGCTCTTACGGTCAAAAAAATAAGGGATGCTCTTGAAGAAAGGAAATAAGAGTATCAAATAAGAGTATCAAATAAGGGTATAAAATAAGGGTATAAAATAAGAGTATCAAATAAGGGTATAAAATAAGAGTATAAAATAAAGGTAAAGATTCCGGTTCAGAGCCATTTCTTCTTCTTAAAGTAGGAAAACATGGAGATCCCGATCAATATCATGAAGGCCATGACTGCCGGATAACCCAGTTTCCACCTTAGTTCAGGCATGTACTCGAAGTTCATGCCGTAAACGCCTGCGATGAAAGTGAGGGGGATGAAAATTGTGGCGATGATGGTGAGGACTTTCATGATGTCGTTCATTTTGTTGCTCACGCTGGAGAGGTAGACGTCGAGCATGGAGGAGAGGATATCCCGGAAAGCCTCAATGGAATCGATGACCTGGATTGTGTGGTCGTAGACGTCGCGCAGGTAGATCCGGGTTGACTCTTTAATAAACCCGGACTCCACTTTCTGCATTCCGTTAATCATTTCCCGGAGAGGCCAGACGGACTTCCGGAGCAGGATCATATCCCTTTTATATCTCTGGATGGTGTGCAGGGTTTCAGACCTCGGGTCGCTTATCAGTTCGTCTTCAAGGTCTTCGACCTTTTCCCCGAAATTCTCGAGTATAACGAAGTAATAGTCGATAACGGAATCTATCAGGGAATAAGCCAGGTAATCGACCCCGGACTTCCGGAGCCTGGAATCGGGTTTCCTGAGCCGCTCCCGGATAGGGCCAAAAACATCCCCTTCCCTTTCCTGGAACGAAAGAAGAAAGTTCGGACCCAGAATGATGCTAACCTGGTCCACGATTATTTCTTCCAGGTCTTCGTCCCAGGTTTTGGAAAGGAGCATCATCTTCAGGACGGTATAAATATAAGACTCGTAATCCTCCATCTTGGGCCGCTGCCCGGTATTCAGGATGTCTTCCAGGGTAAGGGGATGAATTCCGAAACAGTCGCCGAGTTTTTCGATAACCTCGACCCGGTCAAGCCCGTCAACGTTGATCCAGACATTAAGGTCGGGCCTGTCTTTGAAAACCAGGCAATCGTCGACAGTTTCCAGCTCTTTTTCTATCAGCTCACTCTGATTGTAAGCCCAGACCCTGACCACGACCCTCTCGGCCTTTTTCTCCCCCACATGCACCAGCGTACCGGGAGCCATGCCGACTTTCGATTTCTTCCTTTCAAACATCCTGACTTTCACTGTTTTATCCCCTGTTCCCAAATGGAAATTGACACTGAAATTAGTTTAAGTTTCTGTCCAAACAATTTTACATAAGTCCCTAGTTTCCCCTTGCCGGAGTCCCGGCTCATCCCTTACCGTAGTTCGGGGTCATCCCTGCTACTTGCAGCTGTCATGATAAGCCGGATTCGTACAGGTAATCCGTTTTCAAAAACAGGCCCTCCACAAATCTCAGAAAGCTAAATCTCAGAAAGCTAAATCTCAGAAAGCTAAATCTCAGAAAGCTATATGTATTATATACCGGATAATATAATATGGAGTATATATAAATTGGAATATTTCTCCAAAAAGGGGTAGCTTGAGAAATAATCCTGAAAAGTGATCCTTTAACACAAGCGATATTGGGAGTGGTTATTATGGCTGAATCGGAAATCATGAATAGTTTACTCACTATGGTAGACCAGTTCATTGCTTTTATTCCGACCCTCGTAGTGGTTATCCTTCTGCTGATCGTCGGAAAGATCGTGGGAGTGGTTCTGGGTAACCTGGGATCGAAGGTTCTGGATAAGATAGGACTTGATGACCTCGTTGAAAAAACGGCTATCGGTGGCATGATAAAAAAAGCAGATATGAGTACGGTTGGCTTTTTTGCGGCCGTTATCCGGTGGTTCATCTACATTATCTTCGCAGTGATTATTATAGACCTGCTGGATATCCAGATAGTAGCAGACTTCATCACCCAGGTCATCTACTACATCCCACTTGTGATCTCAGCTTTCATTGTCCTGCTCATAGGACTGCTGATCGTTGATTTCATTAGCGATACGGCAAAAAAGCTACTTGTTGCAACCGGGGTTGACGATAAATTTGAAAGTACTCCCTTCGGGGATTCATTAAAATCTGGAGGGTTGACGGCTTCGGGAATAGTAGCCGGGTTGATCAGGCTCTTCGGCTATCTGCTCTTCATTACGGCAGCAGTGGACATTTTGAGGCTGCCTCTGTTCACGGCACTTCTGGTGGACATAACCCAATACCTGCCACGGCTCCTTATTGGAATTCTGATCCTTATGATAGGGGTTCTGACCATTGACATTATCATGGACTACCTGAGCAACATGGTAAAAGGTATGGAAATCGAGGGAGCGAATATCATAATTCCTCTCTTGAGAGGCTTTTTGTTCCTGATCGTGGTCCTTCTCGCCCTGGACACGATGCTTATTGACACCGGTATCCTCTACCTCTTCTTCGGGCCTCTGGCATGGGGTATCGCATTCGTTGTAGCCTTTAAATACGGAGTCAAGGACGCAATTGTTGCGTATGCAAAGGAAAGGAAGTAAAACCCTTCCTTCCCCATTTTTTTCCTGAATCCGGCTTAAAAATGGCTTTCCTTTTTCTGCTTACCCGAAGGTTTGTTCCCTCTTCTATTATTCTCACAACTATCTCTATATTTTTCTCGCAACTTTATGACAGGTTTAACCGATTTTACGGCACATTATTTAAAAATCACTTTGTGCACTTTACAGCACAAGAAAGAACTAATAGACAAATGTTATTGTGCCGATTATAATTTTGCACAGTTAACAGATGTCTTTTTTATGACATGTTTAGCCACTCTTAGAGACACTTTAAGACAACGTTTCCAAGACGGGAAAAAGATAAAAATTAACTAATATATCTGATTCCTGTAGCACAGTTTCGTAGCACAGTTAACTTTTTTACATGTATGAAGTTCCAAATACAGGTTTACTGACAAAATCCCCAAAATCAATAATTCCGGAAAAGGGATCTGTAAGTGGAAACAGGAATTTTGGAGATATGCTGGAGCATAGAAGAAAAAGTATGATAAAAAATAGAATTAAAAGATTTTAGAAGTAAGTGAAATCAAGAGCAACTTCCTATTTTATAATAGTCGCAAGAATTTTTATAAAAAGATTAATATTCATTATTAAATAATATAAATAACAAAATACAAATACTTTTCTTATGATATATTAGATTGGAATTAATACATATTCACACAAAAAAAAATCAGTCAGATCAGAACAGGGTTCGTGTCTACTGAAAGAAACAAGTGGGGGAATCAAGTATTAGATAGGAATTTAACTGTTTAGTACATACTTTAACAATTTTGTTACTTATAAGTATGGCTTCCTGCGCCGCGGCGGCGCCGGATGGGGAAAACA
This window encodes:
- the corA gene encoding magnesium/cobalt transporter CorA; translated protein: MAPGTLVHVGEKKAERVVVRVWAYNQSELIEKELETVDDCLVFKDRPDLNVWINVDGLDRVEVIEKLGDCFGIHPLTLEDILNTGQRPKMEDYESYIYTVLKMMLLSKTWDEDLEEIIVDQVSIILGPNFLLSFQEREGDVFGPIRERLRKPDSRLRKSGVDYLAYSLIDSVIDYYFVILENFGEKVEDLEDELISDPRSETLHTIQRYKRDMILLRKSVWPLREMINGMQKVESGFIKESTRIYLRDVYDHTIQVIDSIEAFRDILSSMLDVYLSSVSNKMNDIMKVLTIIATIFIPLTFIAGVYGMNFEYMPELRWKLGYPAVMAFMILIGISMFSYFKKKKWL
- a CDS encoding cysteine hydrolase family protein codes for the protein MKALVIIDMTNDFVFEKYEHENKEYEGRLAAPLGKTIIGPIVELVKKVLSRGNVAVLRLPKDHYNAFTNPRLELELAELGIGEVFITGLVDEVCIYHNSLGFLERGLRTNVVKGCTVPFDEEKGKEALGELKVCGAKMVDDIPDDIELILLLEDEHDENSEEIKSGDWPPHNMKGTPGALTVKKIRDALEERK